A genomic stretch from Rhodothermales bacterium includes:
- a CDS encoding methionine synthase (catalyzes the formation of methionine from L-homocysteine and S-adenosyl-L-methionine) gives MVEDFGTRLQSADVLVADGAIGTNLQAAGLTPGMPAEEWVIDRPDAIRSLHRSFVEAGSDLILTCSFGGNRIGMSRSQYAGRVAELNRSAAHMARLAADEADRTIFVGGSMGPTGSLVEPYGSLGLDEVSEVFAEQARALEEGGVDFLILETFFAIEEARAAIEGVVRVSDLPLICSFSYDRGTRTMMGVSPTAMVDALGDLRLAAVGANCGRTTDDMEEIIDELVAATDLPVWAKPNAGLPEGDPPHYRVTPEQMAAYGVRYRTHGARVIGGCCGTTPEHVKDIADAIQGSTHDSTTRTPRDP, from the coding sequence ATGGTTGAAGATTTTGGAACACGACTTCAATCGGCCGACGTGCTCGTGGCCGACGGCGCCATCGGCACAAACCTGCAGGCTGCCGGCCTGACCCCGGGAATGCCCGCCGAGGAGTGGGTGATCGACCGGCCGGACGCTATCCGGTCACTGCATCGGTCGTTTGTGGAAGCCGGGTCGGACCTCATTTTGACTTGTAGCTTCGGCGGCAATCGAATCGGAATGAGTCGGTCGCAGTACGCGGGTCGGGTCGCAGAACTCAACCGAAGCGCGGCGCACATGGCACGGCTGGCGGCGGATGAAGCCGATCGCACCATCTTTGTCGGTGGCTCGATGGGTCCGACCGGTTCTCTCGTTGAGCCCTACGGATCGCTTGGGTTGGACGAAGTGTCTGAGGTATTTGCCGAGCAGGCGAGGGCGCTGGAGGAGGGTGGAGTGGACTTCCTGATTCTCGAGACTTTCTTCGCGATCGAGGAGGCTCGCGCCGCCATTGAAGGCGTAGTGCGAGTGTCGGATCTTCCGCTCATCTGCAGCTTCAGCTACGACCGGGGAACGCGAACGATGATGGGCGTCAGTCCGACGGCGATGGTGGATGCGCTTGGCGACCTCAGGCTCGCCGCGGTCGGCGCGAACTGCGGCCGAACTACGGACGACATGGAAGAGATCATCGATGAGCTCGTGGCGGCCACGGACCTCCCTGTCTGGGCCAAGCCGAACGCCGGTCTGCCGGAAGGCGACCCGCCTCACTACCGTGTCACCCCTGAACAGATGGCTGCGTATGGCGTCCGCTATCGTACGCACGGCGCCCGCGTCATTGGCGGTTGTTGCGGAACGACACCGGAGCACGTCAAAGACATTGCGGATGCAATTCAGGGCAGCACGCACGATAGCACTACGCGTACTCCACGAGACCCGTAA
- a CDS encoding PQQ-binding-like beta-propeller repeat protein: protein MAPSAFQPGPIVPQSAWEIDTSLAGVSFGHAVASDGTIYSSYSGEMVARSVDGTTLWSFAPSLVFGAPLLSADESTVFIAARDISMYAVNTADGSVKWRLPALSQWVQPIAEAPDGTIYGIEGTQAVAVNPDGTQKWRYSAGVNIGGGDLVPDGSAYILRLSDGVRSISPAGTLIWERPRSSWGGDGAVRDVIGMPDGSVVVCTDFDLHKWTATGADIFRVRLRCNSVAVGVDGTIAAGAGQVLTTFSRDGDKHWSAGIGGLLGTTMGLAFADEGLLFVGSSDNTLRSYGTRGQLRWSIPTSNAPRTVVVGPGKRVILDTFQSPTTSSLISVEEAPDPALIVGERSVIEYRDVPAGSSADEEVTFTNPGTAPVTITSVDLVGADSLSFSVLSGWPQTVTPDQPATFTIAYSPATARAHNAELVVSTNDFVMEHRVELIGDSAPPGLADSAWPHPSAGTGLTNTSTAVSPGTGASILWESCFATSDPFMTRTRPVVGPDGTVYIGFSGQVIAISDSGQELWRNRPGAEQMAVRSDGVVLLSVSSALRAFSPRGNHLWTFYGEGISNTNGPPVIAPDGTIYYVSVSFTTANATTLHALDHDGNELWRTLIGTTGTTMDVGLTSAGDIVVGASLGIWLVDKQGNLLWNRPFNTQEPAIGPGDVIYVSHLDGLDALDPATGATIWNNPNSGRTAVSVAPDGAIVANSNIFNPDGTLRSSGLRSNAGAAISSDGVILINDLATVFAYDLNGALQWQLSASKISSNPPIVGRDGRIYIAGNGCLYAIGVEAEAPIITIDPPFVDFGSVAPGNSIEATVSIGNAGGAILTVSDLSINGPHATEYAIAEPTAPFTVGPSAPVDVTLRFSPVGTGVHPAALVITHDAGGSPTLVPFTGVGIDPVPSELMVWPGDTDGSGDVSGMDLFPIANCYDLTGPPRRGDFDISWKPILVDTWGSGPETAGCSPMTTLDPVLADATGDGIVNHEDVLPVGTNFGLTPADTSDRGGGVLPPLPRKTSGYNELWSIRVDPIDPEIDLRGLSVQLVLPAGVEPLAVRAGPAIEGRALEFWSFDRDRQVLHAVATLVRPDLIGEPASALLYLELETVEPLSPRDIRIVGAALNTSEGPVEIDAAHVLLTSTGSVGTDIVDPLPLHPEVSVFPNPVRSDANVRLSLPNESDVSLALYDVLGKRVRTIVAEPRSAGRHRFLLGTDGLASGVYFVRVALDGHSILTRSLVVTR from the coding sequence ATGGCGCCCAGCGCGTTCCAGCCGGGGCCCATCGTCCCGCAGTCCGCCTGGGAAATCGACACCAGCCTCGCCGGGGTCTCCTTCGGCCACGCGGTGGCGTCGGACGGCACGATCTACTCTTCGTACTCGGGAGAAATGGTCGCGCGATCGGTCGACGGCACTACTCTCTGGAGTTTTGCACCGTCGTTGGTGTTCGGCGCCCCTCTCCTGTCGGCCGACGAGAGCACCGTCTTCATCGCCGCGCGCGACATCAGCATGTATGCCGTCAACACGGCCGATGGATCCGTCAAATGGAGGCTCCCAGCCCTGTCGCAATGGGTGCAGCCCATCGCTGAAGCGCCCGACGGAACGATCTACGGGATCGAAGGCACGCAGGCCGTCGCCGTGAACCCCGACGGCACCCAGAAATGGCGGTATTCGGCCGGCGTCAACATCGGCGGCGGCGATCTCGTGCCGGACGGGTCGGCCTACATCCTTCGGCTCTCCGACGGGGTCCGGTCGATATCTCCCGCGGGCACGCTCATCTGGGAACGTCCTCGATCATCATGGGGCGGAGACGGCGCCGTCCGGGACGTCATCGGGATGCCCGACGGATCCGTGGTCGTCTGCACCGACTTTGACCTGCACAAGTGGACCGCCACAGGCGCCGACATCTTCCGCGTTCGGCTCCGCTGCAACAGCGTAGCCGTTGGCGTAGACGGCACCATCGCCGCCGGCGCGGGGCAAGTGCTTACGACCTTCTCACGCGACGGTGACAAGCACTGGTCCGCCGGTATTGGCGGGCTGCTAGGAACCACGATGGGTCTCGCTTTCGCCGACGAAGGCCTACTCTTTGTCGGCTCCAGCGACAACACGCTGCGTTCGTACGGCACCCGGGGCCAGCTCCGATGGTCGATACCCACTTCGAACGCTCCGCGAACCGTGGTCGTGGGACCGGGGAAACGAGTCATACTGGACACGTTCCAGTCGCCCACCACTTCGTCGCTGATCAGTGTCGAGGAAGCCCCTGACCCGGCGCTTATAGTCGGCGAGCGCAGCGTCATCGAGTACCGGGACGTGCCCGCCGGCAGTTCGGCGGACGAGGAGGTGACGTTCACGAACCCCGGCACCGCTCCGGTGACCATCACGAGCGTCGATCTAGTTGGCGCGGACTCGCTGTCGTTCAGTGTGTTGTCTGGATGGCCACAGACGGTGACCCCCGACCAGCCGGCAACCTTCACGATTGCGTATTCGCCCGCGACGGCCAGGGCGCACAATGCCGAGCTGGTAGTATCGACAAACGACTTTGTCATGGAACACCGCGTCGAGCTCATTGGCGACTCCGCGCCGCCCGGGTTAGCCGACAGCGCGTGGCCCCATCCGTCGGCCGGCACCGGACTGACGAACACCTCGACCGCAGTTTCACCCGGCACCGGCGCGTCAATCCTGTGGGAATCGTGCTTTGCCACGTCGGATCCCTTCATGACGAGGACCCGTCCCGTCGTCGGTCCGGACGGCACCGTGTACATCGGCTTCTCGGGCCAGGTCATCGCCATCTCAGATTCCGGACAGGAGCTGTGGCGGAACCGGCCGGGTGCGGAACAAATGGCCGTGAGATCCGACGGGGTCGTCCTGTTGTCAGTCAGCAGCGCCTTGAGGGCCTTCTCGCCGAGAGGCAACCACCTCTGGACCTTCTACGGCGAGGGAATCAGCAACACCAACGGCCCACCCGTCATCGCGCCAGACGGAACGATCTACTATGTGTCGGTCTCCTTTACCACCGCCAATGCAACCACACTTCACGCTCTCGACCACGACGGCAACGAACTCTGGAGAACGCTCATCGGGACCACCGGCACCACCATGGACGTCGGACTGACGTCCGCGGGCGACATCGTCGTTGGCGCGAGCCTGGGAATCTGGCTGGTGGACAAGCAGGGGAATCTGCTGTGGAACAGACCATTCAACACCCAGGAGCCGGCCATCGGGCCGGGCGACGTCATCTACGTATCACACCTGGACGGGCTGGATGCACTTGATCCTGCGACCGGTGCGACCATCTGGAACAATCCAAACTCGGGCAGAACCGCCGTCTCCGTCGCCCCGGACGGTGCCATCGTCGCGAACTCGAACATCTTCAACCCCGACGGCACCCTGCGCTCTTCCGGCCTGAGAAGTAATGCCGGCGCCGCGATCTCGTCTGACGGGGTCATATTGATTAATGACCTGGCCACAGTGTTTGCCTATGATCTTAACGGAGCGCTTCAATGGCAGCTGAGTGCGTCGAAGATCTCTAGCAATCCTCCGATCGTCGGTAGAGATGGACGGATCTACATCGCCGGAAACGGCTGCCTCTACGCGATCGGCGTAGAGGCCGAGGCACCCATCATCACGATCGACCCTCCGTTCGTCGACTTTGGATCTGTGGCACCCGGAAACTCCATCGAAGCCACTGTCTCCATAGGCAACGCCGGTGGCGCGATCCTGACGGTATCGGATCTGAGCATCAACGGACCGCATGCCACGGAATATGCGATCGCAGAGCCGACCGCTCCATTTACCGTCGGCCCGTCCGCTCCCGTGGACGTGACCCTCCGATTCTCTCCGGTCGGTACCGGTGTACATCCGGCAGCACTCGTCATCACACACGACGCGGGAGGGTCGCCGACCCTGGTGCCCTTTACGGGCGTAGGAATCGACCCAGTACCATCCGAACTGATGGTCTGGCCCGGTGACACCGACGGCAGCGGAGACGTCTCCGGCATGGACCTCTTTCCGATCGCGAACTGCTACGACCTCACCGGACCGCCGCGCCGCGGCGATTTTGATATCTCGTGGAAGCCGATCCTGGTTGACACCTGGGGCAGCGGGCCGGAGACCGCCGGCTGCTCCCCGATGACCACGCTTGATCCCGTGCTCGCCGACGCCACCGGAGACGGCATCGTCAACCACGAGGACGTGCTCCCTGTAGGCACGAACTTCGGCCTGACTCCGGCCGACACCTCGGACCGGGGAGGAGGCGTTCTTCCCCCCTTGCCCAGAAAAACGTCAGGGTACAACGAGCTCTGGTCGATCCGTGTCGACCCGATAGATCCTGAAATCGATCTCCGCGGCCTGAGTGTCCAGCTTGTACTGCCTGCCGGCGTCGAGCCGCTCGCCGTCCGCGCAGGACCAGCCATCGAGGGCCGTGCTCTGGAGTTCTGGTCCTTCGATCGTGACCGTCAGGTACTTCACGCGGTGGCGACCCTCGTCCGCCCTGATCTCATCGGCGAGCCCGCCAGCGCGCTGCTCTACTTGGAGCTGGAGACTGTCGAACCGCTCTCTCCACGTGACATCCGAATCGTGGGAGCCGCACTCAACACGTCCGAAGGTCCGGTTGAGATCGACGCAGCGCACGTGCTGCTGACATCGACCGGATCCGTGGGCACAGACATCGTCGATCCGCTCCCTCTCCATCCGGAGGTTTCCGTCTTTCCAAATCCCGTGCGCTCGGATGCAAATGTCCGACTGAGCCTTCCCAACGAGTCCGACGTATCTCTGGCACTATACGACGTGCTCGGAAAGCGCGTTCGGACCATTGTTGCTGAACCTCGATCGGCCGGCCGACACAGGTTTCTTCTCGGCACGGACGGACTCGCTTCCGGCGTCTACTTCGTGCGCGTCGCACTCGACGGCCACTCCATTCTAACCAGGTCTCTGGTAGTTACCCGATGA
- a CDS encoding corrinoid protein: MSDVVRDLFDAIVSGDRDLVLSKVADALSDGLAPTLILDDGMIAAMAEVGDRFERGEFYIPEMLIASRAMQAGLATLKPHLIDANVESIGTVVAGTVRGDMHDIGKNLVVAMLKGAGFEIVDLGVDVAADDFIEAVRSRPVDLVALSAMLTTTMPQMERTIRALEAAGARDGLKVMVGGAPVSKAYAKQIGADGYAPDASRAVALARSLIE; this comes from the coding sequence ATGAGCGACGTCGTACGAGATCTTTTTGATGCGATCGTTTCCGGCGATCGAGACCTCGTTCTAAGCAAGGTTGCTGATGCACTGTCGGATGGTCTTGCTCCGACACTTATCCTGGATGACGGCATGATTGCGGCCATGGCAGAGGTCGGCGATCGCTTCGAGCGCGGCGAGTTCTACATTCCTGAGATGCTGATTGCCTCTCGTGCCATGCAGGCAGGCCTCGCGACCTTGAAACCGCACTTGATCGATGCTAATGTCGAGTCGATCGGCACGGTCGTCGCCGGCACGGTGAGGGGCGACATGCACGACATCGGGAAGAACCTCGTCGTCGCGATGCTGAAAGGCGCCGGCTTCGAGATCGTGGATCTGGGCGTTGACGTTGCCGCTGATGACTTCATCGAGGCGGTTAGGTCGCGTCCCGTCGATCTCGTCGCGCTGTCGGCGATGCTGACCACAACGATGCCGCAGATGGAGCGGACGATCCGGGCGCTGGAAGCCGCCGGTGCGAGAGACGGGTTGAAAGTGATGGTGGGAGGCGCACCGGTTTCGAAGGCATATGCAAAACAGATTGGTGCAGACGGTTATGCTCCGGATGCCAGCCGCGCTGTTGCGCTGGCCCGATCACTGATAGAATAG
- a CDS encoding tetratricopeptide repeat protein translates to MRRHALGLLLVRLGRFSDAMTELRMAAELAPGAPRFAYAYAIGLHSTGDTADAVDILAETAVTHPYDMDILTALVTLNLELGRRDEALDYASQLALIVPDDDRVMNLVHSLKNR, encoded by the coding sequence GTGCGTCGGCATGCGCTCGGTCTGTTGCTGGTGCGGTTGGGACGTTTCAGCGACGCGATGACGGAATTGAGAATGGCCGCCGAACTTGCTCCGGGCGCACCGCGCTTTGCATACGCCTATGCCATCGGACTCCACTCGACCGGCGACACTGCAGACGCCGTGGACATCCTTGCGGAAACAGCCGTCACACACCCTTACGACATGGACATTCTCACCGCGCTGGTAACGCTAAACCTGGAGCTCGGAAGACGCGACGAGGCACTCGATTACGCGAGTCAGCTGGCTTTGATCGTTCCGGACGACGACCGGGTGATGAACCTCGTGCACTCGCTCAAGAACCGGTGA